In Caldisericota bacterium, a genomic segment contains:
- a CDS encoding 23S rRNA (pseudouridine(1915)-N(3))-methyltransferase RlmH yields the protein MRIKIIAVGKIKKEYIKKGVLDYSKRIVHYIPFEIVEVKEKHLSRFIGADTFNVLLDEKGKVLTSAAFALFIEKMMISSVRDIVFFVGDAEGFSDEFRKKADFLLSLSKLTLPHEMARMVLVEQIYRAFTIIRGEKYHK from the coding sequence ATGCGGATAAAAATTATTGCAGTCGGCAAGATAAAAAAAGAGTACATAAAGAAAGGCGTATTGGATTATTCAAAACGGATTGTCCACTACATTCCTTTTGAAATAGTTGAGGTAAAAGAGAAACACCTTAGCCGATTTATCGGTGCTGATACTTTCAATGTTTTGCTTGATGAAAAAGGAAAAGTGCTTACATCTGCTGCATTTGCTTTGTTTATAGAAAAAATGATGATTTCTTCTGTGAGGGACATTGTGTTTTTTGTGGGGGATGCAGAAGGATTTTCTGACGAGTTTCGCAAAAAAGCTGATTTTCTTCTTTCACTTTCAAAGTTAACTCTTCCACATGAAATGGCAAGAATGGTACTTGTTGAGCAGATTTACCGCGCGTTCACCATTATAAGGGGTGAGAAGTACCATAAATAA
- a CDS encoding acetate kinase, with amino-acid sequence MDILTLNCGSSSAKYQLYRWKEKRILAKGIVERVIVGGSFIVHEVMGKEKVKVERECPTHKEAIALIMETLIHPKHGVLDNVSQIQAVGHRAVHGGEKFKKSVIVNDEAMNTFKELADLAPLHNPPNIMGIEAAQQLMPNIPHMAIMDTAWHQTMPNFSYIYALPYEWYEKNHVRRYGFHGTSLLYVAKRAAVLLGKDPFKTNIVSAHIGNGVSFNAVKNGVSFDTSMGLTPLEGAVMGTRAGDHDAGIDLHMMEKLGLSPSEMNKILNKKSGVLGITGKYTDRRDVEIAAKKGDERAKLAIEIEGYRGKKYIGAYMAALGHTDAIVFTAGVGEMSPTIRNKMIQGLEEFGVIIDQEKNELSHTRNAETDITGKGSKVKIFVIPTDEELVMTEDTVALLEGRYDVHTNFRYSFEDPHYINKLREESFKKDLEKNPELLKIKAKIPGIG; translated from the coding sequence ATGGATATTTTGACACTAAATTGTGGGAGTTCATCAGCAAAATATCAATTGTACAGGTGGAAAGAAAAAAGAATTCTTGCAAAAGGAATTGTAGAAAGAGTAATTGTCGGTGGCTCATTCATCGTCCACGAAGTCATGGGCAAAGAAAAAGTAAAAGTAGAAAGGGAATGTCCCACTCACAAAGAAGCTATTGCGCTCATTATGGAAACGCTAATACACCCAAAACACGGAGTTCTTGACAATGTATCTCAAATACAAGCAGTAGGTCACAGAGCTGTACACGGTGGAGAAAAATTCAAAAAATCCGTCATCGTTAACGACGAAGCAATGAACACATTTAAAGAACTTGCAGACCTTGCCCCACTACACAACCCCCCAAATATTATGGGTATTGAGGCAGCACAACAACTCATGCCAAACATCCCGCACATGGCAATTATGGACACGGCATGGCACCAAACGATGCCAAATTTTTCATACATATATGCACTTCCGTACGAATGGTACGAAAAAAACCATGTAAGAAGATATGGTTTCCACGGAACCTCCCTCCTTTATGTCGCTAAAAGAGCCGCAGTGCTTCTTGGAAAAGATCCCTTTAAAACAAACATCGTTTCAGCACACATCGGGAACGGTGTAAGCTTTAATGCCGTAAAAAACGGTGTTTCTTTTGACACAAGCATGGGATTGACACCTCTGGAAGGAGCAGTAATGGGAACTCGTGCAGGCGACCACGATGCTGGAATTGACCTGCATATGATGGAGAAATTAGGGCTCTCACCAAGCGAAATGAACAAAATATTAAACAAAAAAAGCGGAGTTTTAGGAATTACTGGCAAGTACACAGATAGAAGAGACGTAGAAATTGCAGCAAAAAAAGGAGACGAGCGTGCTAAACTTGCCATCGAAATTGAAGGATACAGAGGCAAAAAATATATCGGTGCCTATATGGCAGCACTGGGACATACCGATGCCATCGTATTTACTGCAGGCGTAGGAGAAATGAGTCCGACAATCAGAAATAAGATGATCCAGGGACTTGAAGAATTTGGCGTGATAATAGACCAAGAAAAAAACGAACTTTCCCACACAAGAAACGCAGAAACAGACATCACAGGCAAGGGTTCAAAAGTAAAGATATTCGTCATTCCAACAGATGAAGAGCTCGTAATGACAGAGGATACTGTAGCACTGCTTGAGGGAAGATATGACGTGCACACAAATTTCCGTTATTCATTTGAGGATCCACATTATATAAATAAATTGAGAGAAGAAAGTTTTAAGAAAGATTTAGAAAAAAATCCAGAACTTCTAAAAATAAAAGCAAAAATACCCGGAATAGGTTAA